From Leptospira congkakensis, one genomic window encodes:
- a CDS encoding esterase/lipase family protein → MRKGLLAILITFAFTAPVLASSGSSSKPLAGTYPIILSHGLFGWGENSGGIISIVNYWGGTDDYLRSQGATVFAPGKTAANSNEVRAAELKAAILTYSAATNYTGKFHILGHSQGGLDSRYAVSNLGLSGRTATLTTLNTPHYGSPIADIVKNVLPSWIQPFVASIVETLVKIVYGGASQQNALAALASLSKDGLTAFNGYTPNKSGVKYFSYGSSITIPDLIQHPLMGILHPACGAGGLFQGQGFTNDGLVPLSSQKWGTWKGGPSYGIFTTGIDHLQVSNTLRSGSLWYDVEGFYLNMASNMKSNQ, encoded by the coding sequence ATTCGTAAAGGTCTTTTAGCCATTCTTATAACATTTGCGTTTACAGCTCCCGTTCTCGCTAGTTCCGGTTCTTCTTCTAAGCCACTCGCAGGCACTTATCCTATCATCCTTTCTCATGGTCTATTCGGCTGGGGCGAAAACTCCGGTGGAATCATCAGCATCGTAAACTACTGGGGTGGAACAGATGATTACCTCAGAAGCCAAGGCGCAACCGTATTTGCTCCTGGTAAAACTGCTGCCAACTCCAACGAAGTGCGTGCTGCGGAACTAAAAGCAGCCATTCTTACATATTCGGCTGCTACAAACTACACTGGAAAATTCCACATTCTCGGTCACTCTCAAGGTGGACTCGATAGCCGTTACGCAGTTTCTAACCTAGGACTTTCTGGTCGTACAGCAACTCTTACCACTCTTAACACTCCTCACTACGGATCACCAATTGCAGACATCGTAAAAAATGTTCTTCCAAGTTGGATCCAACCGTTCGTAGCAAGTATCGTAGAAACTCTTGTAAAAATTGTTTATGGTGGTGCTAGCCAACAAAATGCACTCGCAGCATTAGCTTCTTTAAGTAAAGACGGACTCACTGCTTTTAACGGATACACTCCAAACAAATCAGGTGTGAAGTATTTCTCTTATGGATCTTCTATCACGATCCCTGACCTCATCCAACACCCACTTATGGGAATCCTTCACCCTGCTTGTGGGGCTGGTGGACTTTTCCAAGGACAAGGATTCACTAACGATGGACTCGTTCCGCTTTCTTCACAAAAATGGGGAACTTGGAAAGGTGGACCTTCTTATGGAATCTTCACTACAGGGATTGACCACTTACAAGTATCTAACACTCTCCGCTCAGGAAGTCTTTGGTATGACGTAGAAGGTTTCTACTTGAATATGGCTTCCAACATGAAGTCGAACCAGTAA
- a CDS encoding TPM domain-containing protein, translating into MKLTHKNWIFIGIFYSLLFSSFTQTILARDVRILTDHLTDEVGILSLENQNQIINILSRMETKTSAQMYVYVIPSLEGENLESYSVAVAEKSKLGQKDKDNGVLVLLSTGDRKVRIEVGYGLEETLTDVLSNRIIRNVMIPEFKKGEMAIGLVAGVGAIETILYGDKESNPALSTDYPNGIGTALSNDSTPKNFAYTLGILLLTGIIYYVLKENDTFKGKKWLEVLYGFLVFSGLCYFFPDALFYLFCLAIVVGNLYLLYGIWSPLSYLYSFLSIAFWIPFLHFTFKINGEALSWVIGCLGFILLAFKITLDDVIKEKFNQIAKGWGMSSKGLFLHILSFLSFGFSILSFGEGKPLVYIVFYQGLILFTIYGLGFRSFSFKPVHYFIALVLWLSLVSGLSFYWQTPTESTQTKNIETMVIWFQWFHCFVGGYILAKAIEVDSWKYRFLKYLLISFVWTLGFSIHSFLGYSANRFVFTFLLSYVSLLILHFLYIIANESRSGSDSSYSSGSSSSSSSYSSSGSSSSSSSSSGGGGGSFGGGGSSGSW; encoded by the coding sequence ATGAAATTGACCCATAAGAATTGGATCTTCATTGGAATCTTTTATTCTCTCCTCTTTTCATCGTTCACTCAAACTATATTGGCAAGGGATGTAAGGATCTTAACAGATCATCTCACTGATGAAGTGGGGATTTTGTCTCTGGAAAACCAAAACCAAATCATAAACATACTTTCCCGTATGGAAACAAAAACATCGGCTCAAATGTATGTTTATGTCATTCCCAGTTTAGAAGGTGAAAATCTAGAATCCTATTCGGTCGCTGTAGCAGAAAAATCTAAGTTGGGACAAAAGGATAAGGACAACGGAGTGTTGGTTTTACTTTCTACGGGAGATCGCAAAGTTCGCATTGAAGTAGGTTATGGTTTAGAGGAAACATTAACCGATGTTTTGTCCAATCGAATCATACGTAATGTGATGATTCCTGAATTTAAAAAAGGAGAAATGGCGATTGGACTCGTGGCAGGTGTCGGTGCCATCGAAACAATTCTTTATGGAGACAAAGAGAGTAATCCTGCCTTATCAACCGATTATCCCAATGGGATAGGGACGGCATTGTCAAACGATTCTACTCCAAAAAATTTTGCTTATACACTCGGGATTTTACTCCTTACCGGGATCATTTATTATGTGTTAAAGGAAAACGATACCTTTAAAGGGAAGAAGTGGTTGGAAGTATTGTATGGGTTTCTTGTTTTTTCTGGTCTTTGTTATTTTTTCCCCGATGCTTTGTTTTATCTTTTTTGCTTAGCGATTGTAGTCGGGAATTTGTATCTACTTTATGGTATTTGGTCTCCGCTCTCTTATTTATATTCCTTTCTTTCTATCGCATTTTGGATTCCCTTTTTACATTTTACCTTCAAGATAAATGGAGAAGCTTTGTCTTGGGTCATTGGATGCCTTGGTTTTATTTTGTTAGCATTTAAGATTACTTTAGATGATGTCATCAAAGAAAAATTTAATCAAATTGCCAAAGGTTGGGGGATGAGTTCTAAAGGATTGTTTTTGCATATCCTTTCATTTTTAAGTTTTGGATTTTCCATTCTCTCTTTTGGGGAAGGGAAACCATTGGTATATATAGTTTTTTACCAAGGCCTGATTTTATTTACCATTTATGGTTTGGGATTTCGATCCTTTAGTTTCAAACCCGTACATTACTTTATAGCCTTAGTCCTTTGGCTTTCTCTTGTATCGGGACTTAGTTTTTATTGGCAAACACCCACGGAATCTACTCAAACAAAGAATATAGAAACGATGGTAATTTGGTTTCAATGGTTCCATTGTTTTGTTGGTGGTTATATTTTAGCAAAAGCAATCGAAGTGGATTCTTGGAAATATAGATTTCTCAAATATCTTCTGATTTCTTTTGTATGGACTTTGGGTTTTTCCATCCATAGTTTTTTGGGATACTCTGCAAATAGATTTGTTTTTACTTTTCTATTATCCTACGTTTCCTTACTGATCCTTCATTTTCTTTATATCATTGCCAATGAATCCAGAAGTGGTTCTGATTCATCGTATTCATCTGGCAGTAGTTCGAGTTCTTCTTCCTATTCTTCTTCTGGCTCTAGCAGTTCCTCTAGTTCTTCGTCAGGAGGTGGCGGTGGCAGTTTTGGTGGTGGGGGAAGTTCAGGAAGTTGGTGA
- a CDS encoding GNAT family N-acetyltransferase, which yields MLRDLNESDRNQTIELVNQFYRKVNELELDGLFRIRPRAATKFTDIYFKLIGTGKVYMRGVFVDSELVSLLIGRVEEKPHLEEERSLFIDLAVTKLGKKKKGYMSELLKDVDLWCIEKSIPTIELRAILQNEEAVKFWDNSKFERFYIRYRKRVQ from the coding sequence GTGCTAAGAGACTTAAACGAATCTGATAGAAACCAAACCATCGAACTCGTAAATCAGTTTTACCGAAAAGTAAACGAACTCGAGTTAGATGGTTTATTCCGCATCCGTCCCCGCGCTGCTACAAAATTTACTGATATCTATTTCAAACTCATTGGCACCGGAAAAGTGTATATGCGTGGGGTTTTTGTAGATTCAGAACTTGTGTCCTTATTGATTGGACGAGTGGAAGAAAAACCCCATCTCGAAGAAGAAAGAAGCCTATTTATCGATCTTGCCGTCACCAAACTCGGGAAAAAGAAAAAAGGATATATGTCTGAACTTTTGAAAGATGTAGATCTTTGGTGCATAGAAAAATCCATTCCCACAATCGAACTTCGGGCTATCTTGCAAAACGAAGAAGCAGTAAAGTTCTGGGACAATTCTAAGTTCGAAAGGTTTTACATTCGTTACCGCAAACGTGTGCAATAA
- a CDS encoding glycine--tRNA ligase → MAQPKEKEEQSLKPIVAVSKRRGFVFPGSEIYGGLSNTFDYGPNGIEVLNNLKRLWWEYFVHRRDDVLGLDSSILLHPRVWEASGHISNFNDPLMDCKKCKTRVRVDKFLEDKEGEGAATGKSLEELTNTIRDKGYACPTCGTAGSFTDARQFNLMFKTSHGASEEGATDIYLRPETAQGIFINFKNVTQIARKKVPFGIAQIGKSFRNEIMARQFIFRTREFEQMEMEFFCEPGTQKEWFKYWVDYCMDWLVNVVGLKKENLRVREHEKEELSFYSDSTSDIEYKYPFGWGELWGVASRTDYDLTQHEKFSSEDLMYHDLDNKKKYLPYVVEPALGLNRLFLAVLCDAYEEEKLEKDEIRTVLRFGKRVSPMKVAIFPLMKKDGLDAKAKEIYADLRNHWYVDYDDSGAIGKRYRRHDEIGTPFCITVDYDTMSDGTVTIRERDSMKQERIPLTEIKSYLINRMV, encoded by the coding sequence ATGGCACAGCCGAAAGAGAAAGAAGAGCAGTCGCTCAAACCCATAGTTGCAGTCTCCAAAAGAAGGGGATTTGTTTTCCCAGGATCCGAAATTTACGGAGGCCTTTCCAATACATTTGACTATGGCCCGAACGGAATTGAAGTATTAAACAATCTAAAACGACTTTGGTGGGAATACTTTGTTCACAGACGGGACGATGTTTTGGGGCTCGATTCCTCCATCCTCCTCCACCCACGCGTTTGGGAAGCTTCTGGCCATATTTCCAACTTCAATGATCCTCTGATGGATTGCAAAAAATGTAAAACTCGCGTGCGGGTGGACAAATTTTTGGAAGATAAGGAAGGCGAAGGTGCTGCCACGGGAAAAAGTTTAGAAGAACTGACAAATACCATCAGAGACAAGGGATACGCCTGCCCCACTTGTGGAACTGCGGGAAGTTTTACCGATGCTCGCCAGTTCAATTTGATGTTCAAAACATCGCACGGTGCCTCAGAAGAAGGAGCCACAGACATCTACCTTCGTCCAGAAACCGCACAAGGGATTTTTATTAATTTTAAAAATGTAACCCAAATCGCGCGGAAAAAAGTTCCGTTTGGAATCGCACAAATTGGAAAGTCTTTTCGAAACGAAATCATGGCTCGCCAGTTTATCTTTCGTACTCGTGAATTCGAACAAATGGAAATGGAATTTTTCTGCGAACCAGGGACTCAAAAAGAATGGTTCAAGTATTGGGTGGACTACTGCATGGATTGGCTTGTGAATGTGGTAGGACTTAAAAAAGAAAACCTACGCGTGAGAGAACACGAAAAAGAAGAACTTTCTTTTTATAGTGATTCCACAAGTGATATCGAATACAAATATCCATTTGGTTGGGGTGAACTTTGGGGTGTGGCTTCGAGAACCGATTATGACCTCACCCAACATGAAAAATTTTCTTCAGAAGATTTGATGTATCATGATTTGGATAATAAGAAAAAATACCTTCCTTATGTTGTAGAACCTGCACTCGGTCTCAACCGACTCTTCCTTGCCGTGCTTTGTGATGCTTACGAAGAAGAGAAGTTGGAAAAGGATGAAATTCGCACTGTCCTTCGTTTTGGAAAACGTGTGAGCCCAATGAAAGTGGCTATTTTCCCTCTGATGAAAAAAGATGGACTCGATGCCAAAGCCAAAGAAATTTATGCGGACCTTCGCAACCATTGGTATGTAGATTACGATGATAGTGGTGCCATTGGAAAAAGGTATCGTCGCCACGATGAAATAGGAACTCCTTTCTGCATCACAGTGGATTATGATACCATGAGTGATGGAACCGTCACCATCCGAGAAAGAGATTCGATGAAACAAGAAAGAATCCCACTTACGGAAATCAAATCTTACCTCATTAACAGAATGGTGTAG
- a CDS encoding energy transducer TonB family protein: MDSANSKLLSPWAKKSLTFLLWMSPLFSLGPFLAFGVLFAFPSEFRLRLRALAVIAVYILTWIIFYPIELLHRSGLEWEAVINEFLAKESRSFQLKIVFLLICFVLLFVNYLHSRGRNQKRELVRTKKLQSEHPQGTIRTDMRIRDSKFDTLLFVLFLALLLNFGFEYISDKLRPNKSLSPLAPLADVYQFVFNYSISLCILLFSFNRNKIPSILAIPYLRYMEGIRIRERWKAAVVSKSRFPFRLELIVKEKAKFRDRILPGFGHIYVYEYWRGFPILFLTLLLFLFSAVWVFSFVSPIFGIQFLAGFGLKPGVPDKDFFISSQNIAYAVFSVLALVGIYIYSSYLLEKSFSLENLGVKEDKVGESEPFFKPGLRKGFRNVLPLSLLFHLILISLVFLIPITIQRGKKKEQTSQKNDHFRPEKMEFYFIDPNVPDDTKGLNGGIVTGNETENKEKGEKISNEKVADNGPVKGYIKKIRGKKVPPTYSNYISAKMRIPESYMDYWAKAPHPYSSVVAYTITQDGDVIDVELVEASDYPDQDLRTLQLVESLGPLMPPPGTKNDIRVTELFWNGPIDPEFVPTQLQKEMINLFDGRYMEELSE; the protein is encoded by the coding sequence ATGGATTCGGCAAATTCTAAACTACTCTCTCCCTGGGCTAAAAAATCCTTAACCTTCTTACTTTGGATGTCCCCTTTGTTTTCCCTCGGCCCATTTTTGGCCTTTGGTGTCCTATTTGCATTCCCGAGTGAATTTCGGCTAAGACTTCGTGCCTTAGCGGTCATAGCAGTATACATCCTAACTTGGATTATTTTTTATCCCATCGAACTCTTACACCGGTCAGGATTGGAATGGGAAGCGGTGATCAATGAATTCCTTGCAAAGGAATCCAGAAGTTTTCAGCTAAAGATCGTATTTTTACTCATTTGTTTTGTTTTGTTGTTTGTGAACTACCTTCACAGTAGGGGTCGCAATCAAAAAAGAGAATTGGTTCGGACGAAAAAATTACAATCAGAACATCCGCAAGGAACCATCCGCACGGATATGCGGATTCGTGATTCAAAGTTTGATACTCTTTTGTTTGTTCTTTTCCTGGCACTCCTTCTCAACTTTGGATTCGAATACATCTCCGACAAATTACGTCCCAATAAATCACTTTCTCCGTTAGCACCACTTGCGGATGTTTACCAATTTGTATTTAACTATTCGATTTCCCTTTGTATTTTACTTTTTAGTTTCAATCGAAACAAAATTCCGTCAATTCTTGCGATACCTTATTTGCGTTATATGGAAGGAATTCGCATTCGAGAAAGATGGAAGGCCGCAGTGGTTTCCAAATCTCGATTTCCTTTTCGATTAGAACTCATCGTTAAAGAAAAGGCAAAATTTCGAGACCGGATCCTCCCTGGTTTTGGACATATTTATGTTTATGAATATTGGCGCGGGTTCCCCATTTTATTTTTAACTTTGTTGTTGTTTTTATTTTCTGCTGTTTGGGTTTTTTCTTTTGTAAGTCCTATTTTCGGAATTCAATTCCTCGCAGGATTTGGATTGAAACCCGGAGTTCCTGATAAAGATTTTTTTATTTCATCACAGAACATCGCATATGCGGTATTTTCTGTTTTGGCATTAGTTGGGATTTATATTTATTCTTCTTATCTATTAGAAAAATCATTTAGTTTGGAAAACTTAGGTGTGAAGGAAGATAAGGTTGGTGAATCGGAACCTTTTTTCAAACCTGGGTTACGTAAAGGATTCCGAAACGTTTTACCACTTTCTTTACTGTTTCATTTGATTTTGATTTCTCTTGTTTTTCTGATTCCGATTACGATTCAACGTGGTAAAAAGAAAGAACAAACATCACAAAAGAATGATCACTTCCGTCCTGAAAAAATGGAATTCTATTTTATCGATCCCAATGTTCCTGATGATACAAAAGGTCTGAATGGTGGTATTGTTACTGGTAACGAAACAGAAAATAAAGAAAAAGGGGAGAAGATTTCTAACGAAAAAGTAGCGGACAATGGCCCTGTAAAAGGTTATATCAAAAAGATCCGAGGGAAAAAAGTCCCACCAACTTACTCTAATTATATCTCTGCAAAAATGCGAATCCCTGAAAGTTATATGGACTATTGGGCAAAAGCACCTCATCCATATTCCTCAGTAGTTGCGTATACCATTACTCAAGATGGGGACGTGATTGATGTAGAACTTGTGGAAGCATCAGATTATCCAGACCAAGATCTTCGTACCTTGCAACTTGTAGAAAGTTTGGGTCCACTCATGCCTCCGCCAGGAACCAAAAACGACATCCGTGTGACGGAACTATTTTGGAATGGGCCGATTGATCCCGAATTTGTTCCTACACAACTCCAAAAAGAAATGATCAATTTGTTTGATGGCCGTTATATGGAAGAGTTATCAGAATGA
- a CDS encoding PrsW family glutamic-type intramembrane protease, which yields MKEIGVFDYFVGSLTVLPWAVVIWKAYKPKKGWQEVLGILLALFFGWLSTDLILRLHPILWPDADFTPKKKVSMLTQTAHLAFIQAGITEETFKIFFIMILSFVLGYDKKTKTFSPNVVLFGSFVAMGFSFIENTHYIAREPDEKKLDLFFARTIHSSNIHLLINLCFALFLLKSNTKLEFANKRLYIVFGFVLAVIQHGVVDFLLIPGSTIGLWVATSLFVGIWVWVVNDWRDLVIETSTPIETQRTEDVSEIENETNLSVP from the coding sequence ATGAAAGAAATTGGAGTTTTTGATTATTTTGTTGGGTCTTTGACTGTACTTCCTTGGGCTGTTGTCATTTGGAAAGCTTATAAACCTAAAAAAGGATGGCAGGAAGTTTTAGGAATTTTGTTAGCTTTGTTTTTTGGTTGGTTGTCGACGGATCTCATTTTAAGACTACATCCCATTCTTTGGCCTGATGCCGACTTCACTCCAAAGAAAAAAGTAAGTATGCTCACACAAACGGCTCACTTAGCTTTCATTCAAGCTGGGATTACGGAAGAGACTTTTAAAATATTTTTTATTATGATTTTGTCTTTTGTTTTGGGTTATGATAAAAAAACAAAAACCTTTTCTCCCAATGTAGTTTTGTTTGGATCTTTTGTAGCAATGGGGTTTTCTTTTATTGAGAACACTCATTATATTGCTAGAGAACCGGATGAAAAAAAATTGGATCTCTTTTTTGCCCGAACCATCCATTCCTCAAATATCCATTTGCTCATCAATCTTTGTTTCGCACTTTTCCTCCTAAAGAGTAATACAAAATTGGAATTTGCAAATAAACGATTGTACATTGTTTTTGGATTTGTTTTAGCGGTGATACAACATGGGGTTGTTGATTTTCTTTTGATACCTGGTTCTACAATTGGTTTGTGGGTGGCAACATCTCTATTTGTTGGGATTTGGGTTTGGGTGGTCAATGATTGGCGTGATCTCGTTATTGAAACATCAACACCGATAGAAACACAAAGAACTGAGGATGTATCTGAGATTGAAAATGAAACGAACTTGAGTGTTCCGTAA
- a CDS encoding GyrI-like domain-containing protein, with protein MSEVTEPLVKTANFSVMGLRIRTSNAPGEADIQIPKVYSKFYKEDIPKQMEFLRKFDPLFALYFNYASDETGAYDFLLGYAVDPKTIPLQGMEVVHVEPQNGRYFQIQPGAPEEVVPKFWAEIWNHPEIPKIRTYQMDWEEYSEAGIRVFLSTK; from the coding sequence ATGTCTGAAGTGACCGAACCCTTGGTAAAAACTGCAAATTTTTCGGTGATGGGTCTTCGGATCCGAACTTCCAATGCACCGGGTGAGGCAGACATTCAAATTCCGAAGGTCTACTCCAAGTTTTATAAAGAAGACATCCCCAAACAAATGGAGTTTTTAAGAAAGTTTGATCCACTTTTTGCTTTGTATTTCAATTATGCATCCGATGAAACAGGTGCTTACGATTTTTTGTTAGGTTATGCTGTAGATCCGAAAACGATACCACTCCAGGGAATGGAAGTGGTGCATGTTGAACCACAAAACGGTCGTTATTTCCAAATTCAACCGGGAGCACCAGAGGAAGTCGTCCCTAAATTTTGGGCAGAAATTTGGAATCATCCAGAAATTCCAAAAATCAGAACTTACCAAATGGATTGGGAAGAATACTCGGAAGCTGGGATTCGAGTGTTCTTATCAACTAAATAG
- a CDS encoding VOC family protein: MAKSKLLEMHNVGIVVESLDRAISFFEEIGLNLEGRMVVAGEWAGRVTGLGNQEVEIAMMVTPDGHTRLELSQFSSPKTIADHRTAPVNSLGYLRIMFRVDNLDELLARLTKLGAELVGEVVQFESIYRLCYIRGVEGLLIGLAEQLGAETATV, from the coding sequence ATGGCAAAAAGTAAACTACTAGAAATGCACAATGTCGGAATCGTTGTTGAGTCCCTCGATCGGGCTATTTCATTTTTCGAGGAGATTGGGTTAAACCTGGAAGGACGAATGGTGGTTGCAGGAGAATGGGCAGGACGAGTCACGGGACTCGGGAATCAAGAAGTCGAGATCGCGATGATGGTGACTCCTGATGGACATACGCGACTAGAACTTTCACAATTTAGTTCTCCCAAAACCATCGCTGACCACAGAACTGCCCCTGTTAACTCTCTTGGTTATCTCCGCATCATGTTCCGAGTAGACAATCTTGATGAACTGTTAGCCCGACTCACAAAGCTTGGTGCAGAACTCGTTGGAGAAGTGGTTCAATTTGAAAGTATCTACAGACTCTGTTATATTCGCGGTGTGGAGGGACTTCTCATCGGGCTTGCAGAACAACTAGGTGCCGAAACAGCCACAGTTTGA